The Oscillospiraceae bacterium nucleotide sequence ATGCTCATCTATCTCCAGAAGCCCGACGCTACGCTCTGCGCGTCCTTCACCTCGTGGAAAAACAAGTTTGAGCGCAGTGTGATGAAGGGTGAAAAAGGTATCAAGATTATTGCGCCTACGCCTTATAAGAAAATGATTGAGCAGGAGAAGCTCGACCCTGATACCAAAAAACCCATACTGGATGCGGACGGCAAGGTCATCACCGAGGAAAAGGTCATCCAGATACCCATGTACAAGGTAGTGACGACCTTTGATTATTCTCAGACTGACGGAAAGCCCCTGCCGGAGCTGGCAGAAAACCTGACCGGCAACGTGCAGAACTACGATGTTTTTATGGAGGCCCTGCGGCGTTCTGCGCCGGTTCCCATCGCTTTTGAGGCTATGAGCGCTAATATGGACGGCTATTTCTCCACAACAGACCAGCGCATTGCCATCCGCGAGGGCATGAGTGAGGTGCAGACCGTCTCCGCCGCAATCCACGAGATGGCCCACTCCAAGCTCCACAACAAGGAACTGCCGGAGGTCACGGAGCAGTGGAAGGTTGTCATAGTCAGTGAAGGCGGCACGAAGCAAGACCTGAACAGCGGATTTAATACCGAAGCCGAGGCCATCGCAGAGGCTGAGGCTCACAACTGGAAGTATGTCGATGAGAATCAGTTTGAGTGGCGGTTAGAGATTGATGAAGATACCTCTATTGCTGAGTTCGTCAAAAAGAGCCGCAGCGCCGAAGAATTGGAAGCTGAGTCTGTTTCTTTCTCCGTTTGCGCTTACTATGGCATTCAGACAGGAGAAAACTCCTTCGGCTATCTCGCCAGCTATTCCAGGGATAAGGAGCTGTCCGAGCTTCGTGCCAGTCTGGAAACCATCAACAAAACCTCCAGCGGTCTTATCACGGATATTGACCGGAATTACGCCGCGATTATGAAGGAACGTGGGCTGGATAAGGCAGTGCCAGAACAGATTTCACCTACCGTGGAATATCTTATGCACAGCAATCCAACCGCTACCGGCGATGCTGATCGGTGTTTTGTTCAGGCATACACGAAGCAGGACGGAGAGCTTATTCCGGGAGATATTATCGGTGTCAGCACAGCAGAGCAATGCCGTGAAATTTCTGCGGCACTGAACGAGGGCAGTTTAACCGTTCCTGACGCAAAGGCGGCCTTTGCGCTTGACGTGCCCTCGATAGGCACAGAAACGCCGACTGCACCGGTCTCCGAGATTACGGTTGAGGAAACGCTAGTAACGACTGCACCGGATAACGGTGCTGTTCCTGACCCGGCTATCTCTATTGAGAGCATGAACGCTTACGGCTATACAGATGTGGATATGCTGCCGCTGACAAAAGACCGGGCACTGGAGCTTGCGGAGCGTGATGTAACCGTATATCTGCTTCACCCGGACAATACCGAGGCAATGGCTTTTGACACAGATGAGGTTCAGAGCTTTGACGGCATTTTCGGTATTACCCGTGAAGATTGGGACGCTGTAAAGGACGAACTCGGCGTTAGTGAGCCACAGAGAGATATTGAGGCCGAGTTTCTTTCCAGCCCAAACGATTCCTTTGCCATTTATCAGCTGCGGGATGCTCCCGAGCTTACAGAGCTTCGGTTTATGAACTCAGACTATTTGCAGAGGAAAGGACTTGAAATCCAGCGTGAAAACTATACCTCCGTGTATGCAAGCAATCTTGGTACTGCCGGTGACGAGCAGGACAAGCTGAATCAGATCTACGCCACGTTCAATAATGACCGTCCAGCCGACTTCACAGGACACAGCCTGTCTGTAAGCGACATCGTTGCGCTCAAGCAGGCAGGTGGCGTATCCTGTCATTACGTTGACAGTTGGGGCTTCAAGGAGCTGCCCACGTTTCTGCCACAGCAGAACTACCTCAAAAACGCTGAAATGGCTATGGAGGACGATTACAACCAGATTGATGGAATCGTCAACAACGGGAAAAAGGAGACTGTTGCGGAGCTGGAGGAAAAAGTGAAGGCCGGTCAGCCC carries:
- a CDS encoding YodL domain-containing protein, with product MAEAQTNKERLKEITDSIETGIRELFQSDKYKQYLTTMSRFHRYSVNNQMLIYLQKPDATLCASFTSWKNKFERSVMKGEKGIKIIAPTPYKKMIEQEKLDPDTKKPILDADGKVITEEKVIQIPMYKVVTTFDYSQTDGKPLPELAENLTGNVQNYDVFMEALRRSAPVPIAFEAMSANMDGYFSTTDQRIAIREGMSEVQTVSAAIHEMAHSKLHNKELPEVTEQWKVVIVSEGGTKQDLNSGFNTEAEAIAEAEAHNWKYVDENQFEWRLEIDEDTSIAEFVKKSRSAEELEAESVSFSVCAYYGIQTGENSFGYLASYSRDKELSELRASLETINKTSSGLITDIDRNYAAIMKERGLDKAVPEQISPTVEYLMHSNPTATGDADRCFVQAYTKQDGELIPGDIIGVSTAEQCREISAALNEGSLTVPDAKAAFALDVPSIGTETPTAPVSEITVEETLVTTAPDNGAVPDPAISIESMNAYGYTDVDMLPLTKDRALELAERDVTVYLLHPDNTEAMAFDTDEVQSFDGIFGITREDWDAVKDELGVSEPQRDIEAEFLSSPNDSFAIYQLRDAPELTELRFMNSDYLQRKGLEIQRENYTSVYASNLGTAGDEQDKLNQIYATFNNDRPADFTGHSLSVSDIVALKQAGGVSCHYVDSWGFKELPTFLPQQNYLKNAEMAMEDDYNQIDGIVNNGKKETVAELEEKVKAGQPISLLGYVEAVRREAEPQKQPERSEKKPSVIAMLHSNVSEKPLKTAPAKSAEREI